DNA from Nitrospira sp.:
CTCGATACGCCAATTGCTGTTCAATCGATGCTCGATGGTCAAGCCGGCTCGTCCTTCCTCGAATCTCAGCGTATCGAACCGTTCGCCGAAGAAGCGGCTGAGAGGCACCGCGGCAGGCGCCTGACCGATCGCCGGGATGCCGAAATCGGCCGTCCGACGGTCCCGGATGTATTCGCCGTCGATGGTGATGGTCGTATTGCTGCCGGCCTTCCAGGTGAACACCGGCGCGACGAAATACCGCTGTCCCTGCACGTTATCCCGAAAACTTCCCATGTTCTCATAGGCACCGTTGATACGGAAGAGCAGCGTCTTGCTCTCATTCAACGGACCGGTGGCGTCGAGCATGGTCCGATAGTACCCGTAGCTGCCGACGATCTGATCGATCGACGCATCACGCTCGGTCTGCGGCTGTTTGGTCAAAATGTTGATGATCCCGCCTGGCTGGCTGCGCCCATAAAGCACCGACGCCGGGCCTTTCAGTACTTCGAGCCGTTGAATATTGGCGATGTCCCGGAATGTGAGCGCCTGATTTTGATCTTCGTTTCGGAGGTAATTCTTGAAATATCCGCAGGGGAATCCTCGGCAATACGCGACGTCAGCTGCAATGCCGGATTGTCCGACATCGCCCAGCGCCATTCCGCTCACGTTCCGCAGCGCCTGTTCCACACGAACGGCTCGCTGGTCTTGCAGCACTCTCTGGGTGACGACTTCGACCGACTGCGGCACTTGAATGAGCGGTGTATCGGTCCTCGTAGCCGTGGTTGCGTCTTCGGCGACATAGGTAGTCGCATCCGCGTCCCGCTCGCGCACTTCTTTCACGACAATTTCCGGTACCTTGACTGGTTTGATCGTATTGGAATTCTTGTGTTGTGCCGGCGGCAAGGCCGGGGCTTGATCTTGAGAGCCGGTCGGAGGCGCGGGCGCCGTCGGCTGACTCCGGATAAGCGTCACGGTCTTGTCATTGGCGAAGCGGTGTTCCAGCCCGGTCCCGGAAAGTAATGCGTGCAAACCCTCCTCGGGCGTATAGTCGCCGGACAGTCCCGGTGAAAACCGTCCGGCGCTCAGGTCCGCTTCGTAGCTGAGCAATAGACTGGTGGTCGCGGCAAAGGCCTTGAGCGCCGAATCCAACGGTTGCGGCGGAATCTCGAAACGATAGGATTCGACGGGTTGGGCATACAGCGGACCGGCGCTCACGATCATCATCAATGCGGCTGTCAGTGCCAGCGCGCGTTGTTTGGGAGTTGGGTGACCCTGCCGCACGGTCGTCGATCTGGTTCTTCTCACACTCATCCTCCCAGGGTGGTTGCCGGATGTTGCACCATGTCTTCGTCGAAATTGAGACGCGGTACCGGCGAGCGTTCGAAACGGCGCAGCTTGAAAGAAGGCGCTATGCTGTTGACGTGCGGTGGAGAGATTTCCGGGAAGGAGAAGAAAATTTTTGCAGGGTTTTGTTACCGAATGACGACCAAGCGGTCGGTCAACCGATCCATGCGGATGGGAAGGGTGTGGGCCAACACATTCAGCGTTTCCGCCGTATCGGACAGATCATAGATGCCGGTCACGCGAATCCACCCGATCCCAGGATTCCACAGCCAAAGGTACCCCGGATGGTACCGTTGGATTTCCTGGATGACGTCCGAGAGCGGCGCGTTCATCACGGCCAGACGCTTGCTCGTCCAAGCCGTCAGATCGGCCGGGTCCACAGTCTTCCGCACACCCAGGCCTTGGGGACCGGATGAGACTTGTTCTCCGGCGGTCAGTTGCAGGACGGAGGCGGAATCACGGGCGTTCGTGACTTCCACCGTCCCGCGTATCACCGTGATGGTGAGGGTCTCTTGCCGTTCCCGCACCACGAACTCGGTGCCGAGCACGCGCACGACCGTGCCTTTATGTTCGACCGTGAAGGGACGGTCGGGATCCCGGCTCACATGGAATAGGGCTTCCCCCTTGAGGAGTCGAATTCGGCGAGTCGGTCCTTCCAGCTCGGCCACGATGGCCGTGTTCGTATTCAACGTCATGGAGGAGTGATCCGGCAGTCGCACCGTCCGTTGTTCGCCGACGGCGGTGCGATAGTCGGATTCCATGATCGTCAGGAGATCGTCGCTCAAGAACCACAGGGTGCTCAGGAGCACCATGGCTGCCGCCGCGCCGGCGAGCACCTTACTGCGGCTGCGTTGCGGCAGACAATGGGCCGCCGACGGCGGTGCGCAGACGACAGGCTCGATCGACGAGAGGGCGGCATGAAACGCCGGCGCCTGCCACATGGCCGCGACATTCAGATAGGCCTGCTCATGATCGGGACTCCGCCGCTGCCAGGTTTCGAACCGCTGCCGATCCTCGGCGGTGAGATCATTCCCGTCGACAAAGGCGAACCATTCACTCGCTTCACGGACTGGATCGGCATCGCGTTCTGCCACCGTCGTCACCGTCATGGTTCGCTCCCATCGGGGAGCGCCCGTTGGCAACGGTATAACGCTTTCGCCAGATGATTTTCCACCTGTCGTTTGGTGAGCCCGAGCCGCTGTGCGATCTCGTCATGCGCGCATCCATGAATCCGCCGCAGCACCAGGACGTCTTTGGTGGGGGACGGCAATGTGGCGAGAGCGGTCTGAAAGGCCGCCAAGCGCTGCTTGTCGTATATCGCCTCCGATGCGGCCGGCGCCAAGCTGGGAACCTCGGCGGCGGCATCGAAGGGGGCCAGGATCGATGTACGATGCTTTTGCTGTCGCAGATGGTCGAGCGCCAGATTGGTGGCCGTCCGATGGAGGAATGCCCGCGCATGAGTGATCTCCCTTGGATCCTCGATGCGAAGCAAACGCACATAGGTATCCTGAACCAGGTCCGCCGCCGTATGCCAGCAGCCGACGATCCGCCGCAAACGCGCCAGCAACTCCTGTTGGTGCGCGTGAAACAGGCGTTCGAGATCCAGGCGGGACGATTGATTCATAGAGAGACGCTCACGACCTCACTCACGGTCGAGTTTTGAGACGGAGGAAACGTCGTCACAATCATGGAGTCGACTATGTTCACGAGCGAGGCGCGAGGAACCGTCGGCGGCGAGGCAGGGACCGGAGCACACACCAGAGGGTGACCACCACCGGTGCGGCCAGCGCCAGCCAGGACAAGACATCCCAAAAACCGTCACCCAGAAGGGCGGAGAGCAAGCCGATGACGCTCAGCATGCCGATCACGATCGGCATCCCCCAGATTTGGCCGGCATTCATAGGTAGGTGCATCGTTCGGCGCCCTCACGATCCATATAGCAGGGCGGAGCGCCGAGGGGAATGTTCACCTTCCAGGTGGGGATGACTTTATGAGCAGGGGCCGATGATCACGGACGAACGGTGGGGAACCAAGGCAAGATGCGTGTATTGTCCGAGCGAGGCAGAGATCGCGGTGTGGTTGACGCCTCGATGTACGTTTATCCAATAGAATAGAGACTGCCGGTGTCCACACGGTCGGGCGATCGGAGACATGCGTTTCAACGTCATACAGATGAAGGCTCTTCCAACAGCCATTGGTTCGTTGAAAAACAAGCGTTCGGCGCAAAAGGCCATCGATCGACTTCGATCGAGCCTGGAGCGATCCGGCTTGAAATGGAGCCTGCAGCGCGAACAGATCGTCACGGCTTTCCTGCAACAGGATCACATCACCATCCGCGGCCTCTACGGCTTGCTCAATAGCAACGGCCGTCGAGCCCCTCTCAACACGATTTATCGGACGATGCGCGTGTTGTGTGAAAAGGGGTTTGCGCAGGCTCGGTGTTTCGGAGAGGAAATGCACTATGACAATATTTTGACGAAGGGCGATCACGACCACCTGATCTGTACCCACTGTGGCTACATCGTCGAGTTTGAAGATCAGGCCATCGAGGGGTTGCGCAGGCAGATTGCTGCGGCCAATGGGTTTCATCTCACCGCTCGGAATCTCGAACTGTATGGAGTGTGTGCCGCTTGCCGAACAGAAGGTCCCGCGTCCGCCACGGCGTAGGGTCGGCATCGAGGAGTTGCCGGACGGATACAGGCGATTATCCGCAACGTTGGCGCAGTCGCGCGCAACGTTTCAGCCACCACATGCGCACCGCGGTCACATAGAGCAGCGCCGGCGCGAAGCCGGTGACGAGCACGATCCAACGTCCGGTCAATCCAAAGGCTTCGCCGTTGTGGAGGGGAAACAGCCAGGCGACGAGGGTTTCGCCGCCCGTGAAGTGTCGCCAATCCTGCACGTGGAGCACCGCGCCGCTGTACTGATCGATCCATACCTGGCTCTGCCCTTCTACCTCGCGCACTTCACCAGGCAGGCGCAGGCCCACTGAATAGGTACCCTCTGCGCCGGAAGGAAATCCGAGCCACGTGACGGTGGCCTCCGGGAGGGTCCTTCGCGCGATGGCCATCACCTGTTCGATGGGAAGGGCGTCGGCTCCGGCAAGGATCGTCGAACGGGGTTCGGTTCTTGAGGACTCGTCTCGCACGGGAGAAAAGAGTTTGACGATCGGAATCACCGCACCGGGAAATGCCAGGTAGAAGCCGGTGCCTGCGAGCAGGCACAGAACGAGAGCGCTTGCGATCCCGGCGAGCTTGTGTAGATCGTAGTGGCGCCGGATGATGCTCGTTCCTGGTTTGAACGAGAATGCGCGGCGCAATGTTCCCTGCCTCGGCCACCAGAGATAGAGCCCTGTTCCTACAGAGAGCATGAGCAAGCAGGCCAACAGCCCGACAAGGGTCTCGCCGGTCTCCTCCAGCAGCAACGACTGATGCAGTTCGTACACAAAGGAAACCAGGTAGGCGCCCCACCGCCGTTCGCTCAGCACGCGACCGCTGTAGGGATCGACCGTCACCACGTGCCAATGAGATTCCCTCGGCATGCCTCCAGGGATTCTGAACCAGGCTTGAAAGGTATCTCTGTCGTGCCGGGGAAAGGTCATATTGTCCGGATGGGGCCAATCCGGGTGGGAGGCTCGTGCTGCTGCGACGATGTGCTCCAGCGGTTGAAACGATTCGGTGGGCCGGACCAGGAGTTGTTCCGGATTCAGCCATTCGTCGATCGTCTTATAAAAGACCAGCAGGCTGCCGGTCAGGCTGGTCAGCACGAACAGGCCTCCGGCCACCAATCCCACATAGAAATGGAGCTGTAACCAGAATTTCCTCAAGGCCTTGCGGGTGGGCTCGGTCGTCGAAACAGGCCCGGCCGGTTGGGAGCCGGAATGCGGAAGAGGTGCGGTTTTGTCCGTCTCGTGCGTCATAGTAAGAAAGGACCCATGCTCCTGGTCTATCTGTGAGACGGACATGAACGATCACGCTGTCGTATCACCCACGGGCAAAGATGTCCGTTGCCTCTGCGGTCGCCTGACGGCGCGCCTTGAAAAGCGGGGTGTGGTCGTCAAGTGCAACCGATGTGGAGAACTGGTCGTCATTGCCCTGACGCAATTCAAAGATCATCTCGACCCTTCCAAGCCTTGATACGCTCGCACGAGCAATGGGTGCATCCACACCTGTCCGGAAGTCCCGTACCGGTTCCTGTGCGACGTCAGTGAAATTCAAATTTGAGCGAACCGATCATGGTGAACGGCGCGCCGGTATAGACGATCTCTCGGAAATTTTGGGCGCCGGTGAAGTAGCGCTGGTCGAGCAGGTTGGTGAAATTCAGCGCCGCGAGCAGGTTGGTCTTGTTGAAAATCTCCTGCTTCCGATAGTACAGCGCCGCATCCATGCGGACAAATCCCGGCAAATCGAACGGAGCTTGGCAGTTGGCGGGGTCCTGACATTGGAAGATCCCGTTCCGTTTGCCCTGTGCGTACAGGCCGATGCCGGCCCCGAATCCCTTCACGACCCCTTCCTGGAAAAAATAGGTCGTCCAGAGACTTCCCTGATGCAGCGCGCTGTTGGGAACTCGGCTGCCGACTTGGAACAACAGATCCTGCGTGACACGCGCATCGATGTAGGCATAGTTCGCGATGACGTCCCATCCGGGAAGAATCCTGCCCGCAATGTCGAATTCGATGCCCTTGCTGCGCTGCTGGCCGGTCGCGACCGAGAAAAAGAAGCCGTTGAGCGGGTCGGCCGTCAGCACATTTTTTTTCCGGATGTCGAACACTGTGATGTTCGCCCTCAGCCGATCGTCCAAGGCTTGCAGTTTGATGCCCCCTTCCAACGCCTTTCCCCGCTCGGGGTTGAAGAGGGTATTGTTGATGCTTCGCGAGCCTGCGGCCTGAGGCGCGAACGACTCCGTATAGTTGGCATAGAGCGTAATCGGCTTCCATGGAAGGTAGGCCACGCCGATCGAGGGGCTGAAAGCCCGGTTGGTCTGACTGGATTCGCTTTGGGTCGGGGTGAAATCATCGGGTCGATTGGTGAGGTTCTGTTCGAACAGATCCAATCGTCCTCCTGCGTGAACATGCAGATTGTCCAACAGGCTGATGTGGTCGCCGAAATATCCGCCAATGATATTGTTGACTTGTTTGGTGTCGCTGAATTTCGTGAGGGCCGAATCGATGAAGAGTCGGTCGCTGGGATTGAAGATATTGATGAAGCTCCCCGGTATGCCGAAATCTCCAAACGCCCGCGCGGAGGAGACCTCTCGTCCCAACTCGATGCCGAGAATGGTCTTGTGTTTGATGGGACCGGTCGAAAACGTCCCATGCAATTCGTTTTGCAGATAATGGCTCTGGACGGTCGTCGGGATTTCATATCGAGCCAGGTTGAGCAACCCGGTCGTCTCATCAAGAAAGTTGGACTCAAGGCTGGAATAGCCGCTCTTGGTCACGGCGGCCCGAAACGCGGTCCGCCATCGAAACATCTCGTTGAACTGATGCAGGAAGGTCAACGTGGCCTTGCCCTGCTGGGTTTCGCCGCGCCTGGTCGGGTCTCCCAGAAATCGGCTGACGGGAATCGGCGCCACGCCGTTGCCGAACGCCACCAAGCCCCGGTCGATCGGCGATTTGTCGTAGAGATATTCACCTTCGAATCGGAAGGTTGTACGCGACCCCAGATCCCATCCGAATGTTGGGGCCAGGAAGAAGCGTTCCGTTTTCACGCCGTCTCGATAGCTGTCGGCCGACTCGTACATACCGTTGAACCGGTAGGTCAATGTCTTGCTCTCGTTCAGCGGTCCTCCCACATCGACTTGCGGCCTGTAGAGGCCGTAGCTGCCGATGATCATCTCTCCGGAATAATATTTTTCTTTGAGCGGCGCTTTCGTGATCTGGTTGATCACGCCGCCCGGGTCGGAACGGCCATACAGGTAGGAAGGCGGTCCCTTCACGACATCGATCCGTTCGATGTTGATGATGTCGCGTTGGACCCGCGAACTGAAGGTGCTGTCGTCGCGGAACCCGTTTTTGAATACATTGAGGTCCGATGCGAAACCGCGGATCATGAAGGTGCCGCCTTGGCCGCCTTGCGTGCTGGATTGGGACGTTCCGCTCACGTTGCGGAGGGCCTCGCTGAACCGGATGATCCGTTGATCGTCCAGCACCTGCCTCGTGACGACCTCGACCGAGCGCGGAGTTTCTTCAATGGGAACAGGGATTCGCATGACCGACGATGAGTCATCGACGGCATAGTCGTGCTCCTCGACCTCCTTCACCACGATCTCCGGGACCTTCACCGGTTTTGGGGCGGCTTCGCTGTGAGTGGGCTGGTCCATTGGACGTGCGGTTCGTTCGAGGGTCAGGGTGCGGGTTTCGGTCATGCGATAGCTGAGGCCGGTTCCGCCCAGGAGGATGCCAAGGGCCTCCTCCGGTGTATGGCGGCCTGTCACGCCGTTGGTGTCGATTCCTTCCGTCATATGGGACGGGATCAGGAGACGGTAATTGGCTTGATCGGCGAACGCGGTCATGGCCGAACCCAGCGGCTGCGGCGGAATCTGAAAGTCCAGCGCTTCCGGCGACTCCACCGCGGCGACCTGTTGCGCCAGAAGAATCCGATTGGTGGTGCGGCCCTCGACGAGGTTGTCGACGCCGTAGGAGAAGCCGGTGGTGGTCTGGGCGAGGATCGCCGAGACGGACAGGGTGAGCGCTACTCGCCATGATCGCTGCATCATGCCTCCCAATGAATACGAATGTGCCGGCGCTGTTGAAATGCGCGCGGGCAGGTGCTGTTTGAATGGTTTCGACGTCCCTTAGGTAAAGACGGACAGGGCCGAAAAACTTGTAATCAAAATCATCGTGAGTCGAAAAATTTCGGCTATGGAGGGCAGGACCATGAATGGAGGCGTGAAGAATGACGCGAGAGGCGCGACCGCGGACTGAAGACGGCAGTGGAGCCGACTCAGTGCAGGAGGACGACGTAGGAGGTGAGGGCCGTGCCGTGAATCTGGAGGGTGTCTTCGATCATCCGTAACGCTGCATCCGGGTCGGTGATGTCGAAGAGGCCGGTCACCTTCAAGGGGCGGAGTGCCGAATTGAGGATCATGATGCGTCCGAGACGATATCGATTGAGTTCATCGACGACCTCAGCCAGCGGCTTGGCTTCAACGATCAATTTACCGCGTTGCCAGGCCGTGACCGGGCCGAGATCGACCGGATGTGCCTGGCTCAAACCTGTCTCGGCAGTATAGGAAGCCTGCTCCCCTTCGTGCAGGAGCAACGGCGGAGAGCCGCTTCCGCTTGAGGTCGAAAGGTGGACGGCATGTTCCGTCACTGTCACGGTGACCGAGTTCCGGAGGAGATGAACCACAAACGCAGTACCAAGCGCCCTGGTGTGGAGTTCCCCGCTTTGCACGATGAACGGTCTCTTCACATCGGGACTCACCGTGAATGCGGCTTCGCCCTTCAGAAGGTGAACGGTTCGTCCCTGGTCGGTGAACGCAACGTTCACGGCGCTGTCGCTGTTCAGGTGGATGCGGCTGCCATCCTGGAGCGTCACCACCAGCTGTCGGCCTACGCCCGTGTGGTGATCGGCCATGGCAATGGTGATCCACTCCACCAGTTGATCCGATGCAAACCAGCCGCTGATAAGGATGAGGCACGCGGCGATCGCCCAGGGGACCTTGCCGATACCGGCCTGCTTGGAGCGGCGGATTGCGGGAACGGCGGTGGGATCAAGAGAACGGCGACCGGATCGCAGTTCGCCGAGGTTGCGCCAGAGGGCTTCCGCTTCATGATAGGCGAGGTCGTGGGCTGCACTGCGTGTCCGCCATGCGCGACAGGCGCGCCGGTCGGTTTCAGACGCGTGGCCGGAGTGGAGGTGAACCAGCCAGGCCAACGCTTCGTCAAGCAACGGTGATGATGAATCTTGAGGGGTGAGGTCAGGCATCCATCGTCCTGTCCCATATACGCCCGGCAGACTGTCCTGCCAGTGCCGAAGTACGACTACTCTATAAGACGGATGGAAGACAGCTTTCAACAGTCAGTCGCGGGCGGGTGGTTCTCCCTGCTCCAGACGGGCACGGCAGTGTTTCAACGCCTGGACGATGTATTTCGCCACCATGCTTTCCGATACCCCGAGGATCCGGGCGATCTCCCGGTGCGTTTTGCCCTCCAACCGGTTGAGCAGCAAGGCGCTTCGACAATTGGGCGATAGTTCATCGATGGCTGCTTCCAGTTGCACCATCCGCTGCTTGGCCTCCAGGGCATCTTCGGCGGAGGGGGTCGAACTGGCTGTGTCTTCCGGCGGCGGTTCGACACTCATCGTGCCCCTGCGTGTCCGCATTTTGCGCAGGTTGTCCACCGCGAGATTGGCCGCCACGCGAAACAGAAACGCGCGCGGGTTCTGCACATCGACGGTTGTCCTCATGCAGGCGAGGTGCACGTAGGTGTCCTGCGTGCAATCGGCCGCGAGGTCGCGGCAGCCCAGTTTCCGGGTGAAAAATCTCAGTAAATCGTTGTGATGCTGCTCGAAGGCCGAAAGGCACGGCATGATCTGTCCGTTCTGCATGAGGTTGGTCCTATTCCAATCGATAGCCGATGGGGATTTGCACGACCACGTGTGACTGACCGAGCGGATGCGTGAGTGCGACGGGGGAGGTACGTTCCAGCAGTGCGATCGCCTCCTGGTCGAGTGTGGAATGTCCCGATGGTTCCACGATCGTAATGTCGCTGATGCGACCGTCCTCGTGAACCATCGCTTGGAGGGTTACGCTTCCCTGCCACCGATTCCTTCTGGCGACTGAGGGATATCGCTTGGTGGCTTCAACCTGTCTGAACAGCATCTCCGCGAGCCATCCGTAATCGGCATGGAGCACCCGTGACAGTGCGGCGTCCCGGCCATGGGGCGAGGGACGATTGACGAGGTGGATCGATTCCGGGATGGAAGGGACGGATGTCACGGCCGACTGTTCTGTCGTGTCTACATCGGGCGGCGGCGTTTCGGCCTGGTCCTGGGTCGAGACCGGGAACGCGACGGTTGCTGCCTGGGAGGCCATGGGCGGCGTTTCATCTGGTGTCGACGGGCCCGGCGGGGCCATATCGTCCTGTAACTGAGCATCGACCGCAGGGGCCTCGTCCAAGGCCTGTTGATTGAGGTGGTTTGCCTGCGGCGGCTTATCCGAAAGTCGATCGGACGGCAAGGTGCCCTTCGCAGACCTGGCGCTTGCCGCCTTGTGGGGGCGAGCGTGGGCCGCCGTGCCCTGTGGTGATGCTCCGCGGGGTGTGAGGGAATGGGTGGAGGACGCGGAGGTTTGGCTCGGGACATCGGAAACGATGGATTCCTTCTGGGGGGCGGATATCAGTGAGACATCCCACCGAAATGGATTT
Protein-coding regions in this window:
- a CDS encoding Ferric uptake regulation protein FUR, with product MKALPTAIGSLKNKRSAQKAIDRLRSSLERSGLKWSLQREQIVTAFLQQDHITIRGLYGLLNSNGRRAPLNTIYRTMRVLCEKGFAQARCFGEEMHYDNILTKGDHDHLICTHCGYIVEFEDQAIEGLRRQIAAANGFHLTARNLELYGVCAACRTEGPASATA
- a CDS encoding Ferrichrome-iron receptor → MRRTRSTTVRQGHPTPKQRALALTAALMMIVSAGPLYAQPVESYRFEIPPQPLDSALKAFAATTSLLLSYEADLSAGRFSPGLSGDYTPEEGLHALLSGTGLEHRFANDKTVTLIRSQPTAPAPPTGSQDQAPALPPAQHKNSNTIKPVKVPEIVVKEVRERDADATTYVAEDATTATRTDTPLIQVPQSVEVVTQRVLQDQRAVRVEQALRNVSGMALGDVGQSGIAADVAYCRGFPCGYFKNYLRNEDQNQALTFRDIANIQRLEVLKGPASVLYGRSQPGGIINILTKQPQTERDASIDQIVGSYGYYRTMLDATGPLNESKTLLFRINGAYENMGSFRDNVQGQRYFVAPVFTWKAGSNTTITIDGEYIRDRRTADFGIPAIGQAPAAVPLSRFFGERFDTLRFEEGRAGLTIEHRLNSNWRIESRFRADRSVATAYRTVGLAVLPGNQSIARFFFDQLAPISSYYWRNDLIGKATTGSITHALLTGVEVGRQYASYDQAAVPFDTISIFNPVYGQTAAPTLSRTPFSRSFANALGGYVQDQISLRENLHLLIGARGDYFYQHSNVVGANSKAENYAFSPRIGVTYQPVPQVALYANVTRSFIPNFGPFTAASNQFKPTTGTQYEAGIKTEIVPGRLTSTLAFYRILKKDVLAADPTNPLFFVQTGAQRSQGIEFDLTAQLSAGWKIIATYAYTDARIAADTTVPVGNRLPLIARHTGSLWTTYDFQSDPLRGFGIGAGLFAVGERAGDLANTFELPGYVRTDMALYYRKPEIFTHTNLIAQLNVQNLLDQEYFYSGGQNRASAAFPGAPLTFLGSVKLEFH
- a CDS encoding Ferrichrome-iron receptor, with the protein product MQRSWRVALTLSVSAILAQTTTGFSYGVDNLVEGRTTNRILLAQQVAAVESPEALDFQIPPQPLGSAMTAFADQANYRLLIPSHMTEGIDTNGVTGRHTPEEALGILLGGTGLSYRMTETRTLTLERTARPMDQPTHSEAAPKPVKVPEIVVKEVEEHDYAVDDSSSVMRIPVPIEETPRSVEVVTRQVLDDQRIIRFSEALRNVSGTSQSSTQGGQGGTFMIRGFASDLNVFKNGFRDDSTFSSRVQRDIINIERIDVVKGPPSYLYGRSDPGGVINQITKAPLKEKYYSGEMIIGSYGLYRPQVDVGGPLNESKTLTYRFNGMYESADSYRDGVKTERFFLAPTFGWDLGSRTTFRFEGEYLYDKSPIDRGLVAFGNGVAPIPVSRFLGDPTRRGETQQGKATLTFLHQFNEMFRWRTAFRAAVTKSGYSSLESNFLDETTGLLNLARYEIPTTVQSHYLQNELHGTFSTGPIKHKTILGIELGREVSSARAFGDFGIPGSFINIFNPSDRLFIDSALTKFSDTKQVNNIIGGYFGDHISLLDNLHVHAGGRLDLFEQNLTNRPDDFTPTQSESSQTNRAFSPSIGVAYLPWKPITLYANYTESFAPQAAGSRSINNTLFNPERGKALEGGIKLQALDDRLRANITVFDIRKKNVLTADPLNGFFFSVATGQQRSKGIEFDIAGRILPGWDVIANYAYIDARVTQDLLFQVGSRVPNSALHQGSLWTTYFFQEGVVKGFGAGIGLYAQGKRNGIFQCQDPANCQAPFDLPGFVRMDAALYYRKQEIFNKTNLLAALNFTNLLDQRYFTGAQNFREIVYTGAPFTMIGSLKFEFH
- a CDS encoding RNA polymerase ECF-type sigma factor yields the protein MQNGQIMPCLSAFEQHHNDLLRFFTRKLGCRDLAADCTQDTYVHLACMRTTVDVQNPRAFLFRVAANLAVDNLRKMRTRRGTMSVEPPPEDTASSTPSAEDALEAKQRMVQLEAAIDELSPNCRSALLLNRLEGKTHREIARILGVSESMVAKYIVQALKHCRARLEQGEPPARD
- a CDS encoding putative iron-regulated membrane protein, coding for MTHETDKTAPLPHSGSQPAGPVSTTEPTRKALRKFWLQLHFYVGLVAGGLFVLTSLTGSLLVFYKTIDEWLNPEQLLVRPTESFQPLEHIVAAARASHPDWPHPDNMTFPRHDRDTFQAWFRIPGGMPRESHWHVVTVDPYSGRVLSERRWGAYLVSFVYELHQSLLLEETGETLVGLLACLLMLSVGTGLYLWWPRQGTLRRAFSFKPGTSIIRRHYDLHKLAGIASALVLCLLAGTGFYLAFPGAVIPIVKLFSPVRDESSRTEPRSTILAGADALPIEQVMAIARRTLPEATVTWLGFPSGAEGTYSVGLRLPGEVREVEGQSQVWIDQYSGAVLHVQDWRHFTGGETLVAWLFPLHNGEAFGLTGRWIVLVTGFAPALLYVTAVRMWWLKRCARLRQRCG